A single genomic interval of Rhizobium leguminosarum bv. trifolii WSM1325 harbors:
- a CDS encoding major facilitator superfamily MFS_1 (PFAM: major facilitator superfamily MFS_1~KEGG: rec:RHECIAT_CH0004194 putative permease protein): MSFSPTGDRFAAFRHSSYTRFFFARFLLSFSQQIVSVAVGWQMYDQTGSAIYLGLIGLVQFLPSLLLILVTGSVADRYNRRAIAALCSLVSALCTLALLVMTLMGSFTPLPVFAVLLIFGIERAFMSPAVQSLAPNLVPEEALSNAIAWNSSSWQLAAITGPVLGGLLYGVSAPTAYTVAVIFSVLGAALLYMIPKPVQKTTGETKSWAMILGGFSFIRAEKVVLGAISLDLFAVLLGGATALMPIFARDILTLGPWGLGLLRAAPGLGAIVMAIFLAAYPLRHRAGIYMFIGVALFGVGTIIFGISTNTEVSIAALALMGAADMVSVYVRESLIALWTPDQLRGRVNAVNMVFVGASNELGEFRAGTMAALFGAVPAVVIGGIGTLVVAAIWASSFPKLRGIDTLDAPSASSKSI; the protein is encoded by the coding sequence ATGTCGTTTTCGCCCACCGGAGACCGTTTTGCCGCGTTCCGGCACTCGTCCTATACGCGGTTCTTCTTCGCGCGCTTCCTGCTTTCCTTCTCGCAGCAGATCGTCAGCGTCGCCGTCGGCTGGCAGATGTACGACCAGACGGGCAGCGCGATCTATCTCGGTTTGATTGGTCTCGTGCAGTTCCTGCCGTCGCTGCTGCTCATCCTCGTCACCGGTTCGGTAGCCGATCGGTACAATCGCCGGGCGATCGCCGCCCTCTGCTCGCTGGTGAGCGCGCTCTGTACGCTGGCACTGCTGGTTATGACTTTAATGGGAAGCTTTACGCCGCTGCCTGTCTTCGCGGTGCTTTTGATCTTCGGCATCGAGCGCGCCTTCATGTCGCCGGCGGTACAGTCGCTGGCGCCCAATCTGGTGCCGGAGGAGGCACTCTCCAATGCGATCGCCTGGAATTCGTCGTCCTGGCAGCTCGCGGCAATCACCGGACCGGTGCTCGGTGGCCTGCTCTATGGTGTCAGCGCGCCGACTGCCTATACGGTGGCGGTGATCTTTTCGGTGCTCGGTGCGGCCCTTCTCTACATGATCCCGAAACCGGTGCAGAAGACGACCGGCGAGACCAAGAGCTGGGCGATGATCCTCGGCGGCTTCAGTTTCATCCGTGCCGAAAAGGTGGTGCTCGGGGCGATCTCGCTCGATCTGTTCGCCGTGCTGCTCGGCGGGGCCACGGCGCTGATGCCGATTTTTGCGCGCGATATCCTCACCCTCGGTCCCTGGGGCCTCGGACTGCTGCGCGCCGCACCCGGACTTGGCGCCATCGTCATGGCGATCTTCCTGGCCGCCTATCCGCTCAGACATCGCGCCGGCATCTACATGTTTATCGGCGTCGCCCTGTTCGGCGTCGGAACGATCATCTTCGGCATCTCGACCAACACCGAGGTCTCGATCGCGGCGCTAGCGCTAATGGGGGCGGCTGACATGGTATCGGTCTATGTGCGCGAGAGCCTGATTGCGCTCTGGACGCCGGATCAGCTGCGCGGCCGCGTCAATGCGGTCAACATGGTCTTCGTCGGCGCTTCGAACGAGCTTGGGGAATTCAGGGCGGGCACGATGGCGGCGCTCTTCGGCGCTGTGCCGGCGG
- a CDS encoding protein of unknown function YGGT (PFAM: protein of unknown function YGGT~KEGG: rec:RHECIAT_CH0004195 hypothetical conserved membrane protein) encodes MFALFQTIDLALNIYTWILIGSAIFSWLYAFNVINSSNQFVNSVGTFLYNVTEPVLKPIRRLLPNLGGIDISPIILLLIIFFLRTLLWTTLYPLVA; translated from the coding sequence ATGTTTGCGCTGTTTCAAACCATTGATTTGGCTTTGAATATTTACACCTGGATCCTGATTGGCAGTGCCATTTTTTCCTGGCTCTATGCCTTCAATGTTATCAATTCCAGCAATCAGTTCGTCAATTCGGTCGGCACATTCCTCTATAATGTCACCGAACCGGTGCTGAAGCCGATCCGCCGCTTGCTGCCGAACCTTGGCGGTATCGACATTTCGCCGATCATCCTGCTGCTGATCATCTTCTTCCTGCGCACCCTGCTTTGGACCACGCTGTACCCGCTGGTCGCTTGA
- a CDS encoding protein of unknown function DUF167 (PFAM: protein of unknown function DUF167~KEGG: ret:RHE_CH03912 hypothetical protein): MSRPWSLFDDHLRLAVRLTPNGGRDALDGIEADGEGEAFLKARVTAVPEKGKANKALILLIAQSLRIPKSSVSLISGDTARKKILRIDGDPEDLVKKLEIFLG, from the coding sequence TTGAGCCGTCCCTGGAGCCTTTTCGATGACCATCTTCGCCTCGCCGTCCGGCTGACGCCGAATGGCGGGCGTGACGCTCTCGACGGCATCGAGGCCGACGGCGAGGGTGAAGCGTTCCTGAAGGCACGCGTCACTGCCGTGCCCGAGAAAGGCAAGGCCAACAAGGCCCTCATCCTGCTGATCGCCCAGTCGCTCCGCATCCCCAAATCCAGCGTCAGCCTTATCTCCGGCGACACGGCACGCAAAAAAATCCTCCGGATCGACGGCGATCCGGAGGATTTGGTAAAAAAGCTCGAGATATTTTTAGGCTGA
- a CDS encoding Inorganic diphosphatase (PFAM: Inorganic pyrophosphatase~KEGG: ret:RHE_CH03913 inorganic pyrophosphatase), with amino-acid sequence MRIDAIAIGNNPPEDVNVIVEVPVGGHPIKYEMDKEAGTLVVDRFLYTPMTYPGNYGFVPHTLSEDGDPIDVLIASTRPLVPGCVINVRPIGVLKMEDNSGKDEKIIAVPSPKLTLRYEKVKDYTDLPEITLKQIEHFFEHYKDLEPGKWVKIFGWGDSKEAGELILEAVERAKKKG; translated from the coding sequence ATGCGCATCGACGCCATTGCAATCGGTAATAACCCACCTGAGGACGTCAACGTTATCGTCGAGGTTCCGGTCGGCGGTCATCCCATCAAGTATGAGATGGACAAGGAAGCCGGCACGCTGGTGGTCGACCGTTTCCTCTATACGCCGATGACCTATCCGGGCAATTATGGTTTCGTGCCGCACACGCTGTCGGAAGACGGCGACCCGATCGACGTCCTGATCGCCAGCACTCGTCCGCTGGTTCCCGGCTGCGTCATCAATGTGCGCCCGATCGGCGTCCTGAAGATGGAAGACAATTCCGGCAAGGATGAGAAGATCATCGCCGTGCCGTCGCCGAAGCTGACGCTGCGCTATGAGAAGGTGAAGGACTACACCGATCTTCCCGAGATCACGCTGAAGCAGATCGAGCATTTCTTCGAGCACTACAAGGATCTGGAACCCGGCAAGTGGGTGAAGATCTTCGGTTGGGGCGACTCCAAGGAAGCAGGCGAACTCATCCTCGAAGCCGTCGAGCGCGCCAAGAAGAAAGGCTGA
- a CDS encoding GCN5-related N-acetyltransferase (PFAM: GCN5-related N-acetyltransferase~KEGG: rec:RHECIAT_CH0004198 putative acetyltransferase protein): MKTLSIDVRRAEPQDARAISETHRLAWQHTYAGIIPHRALTQMIERRGESWWRKATRGPATLLVLDVAGTVAGYATLGLNRARALPQEGEIYELYLRPEYQGIGLGRMLFGEARRLLKSLGCNGLVVWCLEDNETASHFYRNHGGVDFCEGMESFDHRQLKKIGFIWS, translated from the coding sequence ATGAAGACGTTGTCGATCGATGTCCGGCGGGCCGAGCCGCAAGATGCCCGAGCCATATCGGAAACACACAGGCTTGCCTGGCAACACACTTATGCGGGCATCATTCCGCATCGCGCGCTGACGCAGATGATCGAGCGGCGCGGCGAAAGCTGGTGGCGCAAGGCGACGCGCGGACCGGCGACGCTGCTGGTTCTCGATGTTGCCGGGACAGTCGCCGGCTACGCGACGCTCGGCCTCAACCGGGCCCGCGCCCTGCCGCAGGAAGGCGAGATTTACGAGCTCTATCTTCGGCCTGAGTATCAGGGCATCGGTCTTGGCAGGATGCTGTTCGGCGAGGCGCGCCGTCTCTTGAAGTCACTCGGCTGCAACGGGCTGGTCGTCTGGTGCCTCGAGGATAACGAGACCGCCAGCCACTTCTACCGCAATCATGGCGGTGTCGATTTCTGCGAAGGCATGGAAAGTTTCGACCACAGGCAATTGAAGAAGATCGGCTTCATCTGGAGCTGA
- a CDS encoding GTP-binding protein TypA (TIGRFAM: GTP-binding protein TypA; small GTP-binding protein~PFAM: protein synthesis factor GTP-binding; elongation factor G domain protein; elongation factor Tu domain 2 protein~KEGG: rec:RHECIAT_CH0004199 GTP-binding protein TypA/BipA (tyrosine phosphorylated protein A) protein) gives MSLRNIAIIAHVDHGKTTLVDELLKQSGSFRENQRVAERVMDSNDLEKERGITILAKATSVEWKGVRINIVDTPGHADFGGEVERILSMVDGAIVLVDSSEGPMPQTKFVVSKALKVGLRPIVAINKIDRPDGRHEEVINEVFDLFANLDATDEQLDFPILYGSGRDGWMNVNPEGPKDQGLTPLLDLVLKHVPEPTVHEGPFTMIGTILEANPFLGRIITGRINSGSIKPNQAVKVLHADGKTIETGRISKILAFRGIERTAIDEAHQGDIIAIAGLSKGTVADTFCDPSITIPLPAQPIDPPTVTMSFIVNDSPLAGTEGDKVTSRVIRDRLFKEAEGNVALKIEEAEGKDSFYVSGRGELQLAVLIETMRREGFELAVSRPRVVMHKDENGQLLEPVEEVVVDVDEEHSGVVVQKMSERKAEMVELRPSGGNRLRLRFYAPTRGLIGYQSELLTDTRGTAIMNRLFHDYQPYKGVIGGRVNGVLLANAPGEAVAYAMFNLEDRGPMIIEPGEKVYAGMIIGIHSRDNDLEVNVLKGKQLTNIRAAGKDEAVKLTPPIRMTLDRALSWIQDDELMEVTPKNIRLRKMYLDANDRKRFEKTKAAL, from the coding sequence ATGTCACTTCGCAATATCGCGATCATCGCGCACGTTGACCATGGCAAAACGACCCTGGTGGATGAGCTTCTCAAGCAGTCCGGCTCGTTCCGCGAAAATCAGCGTGTCGCTGAACGCGTGATGGACTCGAACGATCTCGAAAAAGAACGCGGCATCACCATTCTCGCCAAGGCGACCTCGGTGGAATGGAAGGGTGTCCGCATCAACATCGTCGACACCCCTGGCCACGCCGACTTTGGTGGTGAAGTCGAGCGCATTCTCTCAATGGTGGATGGCGCGATCGTTCTCGTCGACTCCTCTGAAGGCCCGATGCCGCAGACGAAGTTCGTTGTCTCCAAGGCGTTGAAGGTCGGTCTTCGTCCGATCGTCGCGATCAACAAGATCGACCGTCCGGATGGCCGCCACGAAGAAGTCATCAACGAAGTCTTCGATCTTTTCGCCAATCTCGACGCGACCGACGAGCAGCTCGACTTCCCGATCCTCTACGGTTCCGGCCGCGACGGCTGGATGAACGTCAATCCGGAAGGTCCGAAGGATCAGGGTCTTACGCCGCTTCTCGACCTGGTGCTCAAGCATGTTCCGGAGCCGACCGTCCACGAAGGTCCGTTCACGATGATCGGCACGATCCTCGAAGCCAACCCCTTCCTCGGCCGCATCATCACCGGTCGTATCAATTCCGGTTCCATCAAGCCGAACCAGGCCGTGAAGGTTCTCCACGCCGACGGCAAGACGATCGAAACCGGCCGTATTTCCAAGATCCTCGCTTTCCGCGGCATCGAGCGCACGGCAATCGACGAAGCGCATCAGGGCGACATTATCGCGATCGCCGGTCTTTCCAAGGGCACGGTCGCCGACACCTTCTGCGATCCTTCGATCACAATACCGTTGCCGGCGCAGCCGATCGATCCGCCGACCGTCACCATGTCCTTCATCGTCAACGATAGCCCGCTGGCCGGCACCGAAGGCGACAAGGTGACTTCACGCGTCATCCGCGACCGTCTCTTCAAGGAAGCGGAAGGCAACGTCGCCCTGAAGATCGAAGAAGCCGAAGGCAAGGATTCGTTCTACGTGTCAGGCCGCGGCGAACTTCAGCTCGCCGTTCTCATCGAAACCATGCGTCGCGAAGGCTTCGAGCTTGCCGTGTCGCGTCCGCGCGTCGTGATGCACAAGGATGAAAACGGCCAGCTTCTTGAGCCGGTCGAAGAAGTCGTCGTCGACGTCGACGAAGAACATTCCGGTGTCGTCGTGCAGAAGATGTCCGAGCGCAAGGCTGAAATGGTCGAGCTGCGTCCGTCGGGCGGCAACCGCCTTCGCCTGCGTTTCTACGCACCGACCCGTGGCCTGATCGGCTACCAGTCGGAGCTGCTGACGGATACGCGCGGCACGGCGATCATGAACCGCCTGTTCCACGACTATCAGCCCTACAAGGGTGTGATCGGTGGCCGCGTCAACGGCGTGCTGCTCGCCAACGCTCCCGGCGAAGCCGTCGCCTATGCGATGTTCAACTTGGAGGATCGCGGCCCGATGATCATCGAGCCGGGCGAAAAGGTCTATGCCGGCATGATCATCGGCATTCATTCGCGCGACAACGACCTTGAAGTCAACGTCCTGAAGGGCAAGCAGCTCACCAACATCCGCGCCGCCGGCAAGGACGAAGCTGTGAAGCTGACGCCGCCGATCCGCATGACGCTTGATCGCGCGCTCTCCTGGATCCAGGATGACGAGCTGATGGAAGTGACACCGAAGAATATTCGTCTGCGCAAGATGTATCTCGACGCAAACGATCGCAAGCGTTTCGAAAAGACGAAGGCGGCGCTCTGA
- a CDS encoding Peptidyl-dipeptidase Dcp (PFAM: peptidase M3A and M3B thimet/oligopeptidase F~KEGG: rec:RHECIAT_CH0004200 peptidyl-dipeptidase protein), whose translation MSSSHDFNPALVTWDGLHGLPRFDALNDGDFAAAFEAALAAHEREIDEIAGNGDAPTFDNTVVALEIAGDALSRVSSLFWNKAGAHTNDVIQALEREISPKMSRHYSKIGMNAALFARIDTLWESRDSLGLTLEQTRVLERHWKGFVKSGAKLEKAEQEKLATINEKLAGLGTQFGQNVLADEKAWALVLSDGAELEGLPEFLRDAMAGAARERGEEGKYAVTLSRSIIEPFLTFSERRDLREQAFKAWVARGENDGETDNRAVIRETLALRHQVATLLGYGNFAELKLDNTMAKTAEAVNGLLRAVWARAVKRAGEEEIDIAAMIAEEGRNHEVMPWDWRHYAEKIRARKFDFSETELKPYLQLEKIIEACFDVAGRLFGIRAVEKKGVAAYHPDVRVFEIRDREDKLVALFLGDYFARSSKRSGAWMSSLQSQHRLELKNGRHGELPIIYNVCNFAKPAEGKPALLSLDDARTLFHEFGHALHGMLSNVTYPSVAGTGVSRDFVELPSQLYEHWLTVPAILKRYAVHVETGEPMPQALLDKVLAARTFNAGFNTVEFTSSALVDMAFHTRTAVEDPMAVQAEVLAEIGMPKSIVMRHATPHFQHIFSGGYSAGYYSYMWSEVLDADAFAAFEETGDAFNGEMARKLKDNIYSVGGSVDPEDAYKAFRGKLPSPDAMLVKKGLSTFEELTGSDA comes from the coding sequence ATGTCCTCTTCCCATGATTTCAATCCAGCGCTGGTGACCTGGGACGGTCTTCACGGTCTGCCGCGTTTCGATGCCTTGAACGACGGCGATTTCGCCGCGGCCTTCGAAGCCGCACTTGCCGCGCATGAAAGGGAGATCGACGAGATTGCCGGAAACGGCGATGCGCCGACATTCGACAATACGGTCGTGGCGCTGGAGATTGCCGGAGACGCACTGTCGCGCGTTTCGTCGCTATTCTGGAACAAGGCGGGCGCGCATACCAATGATGTGATCCAGGCGCTGGAGCGGGAGATCTCGCCGAAGATGTCGCGCCACTATTCGAAGATCGGGATGAATGCAGCGCTTTTTGCCCGCATCGACACGCTCTGGGAGAGCCGCGACAGCCTGGGCCTGACGCTCGAACAGACACGGGTGCTGGAACGCCACTGGAAAGGCTTCGTCAAATCGGGCGCCAAGCTTGAGAAGGCCGAGCAGGAAAAACTCGCCACGATCAATGAAAAGCTTGCCGGCCTCGGGACGCAATTCGGCCAGAACGTGCTGGCCGACGAAAAGGCCTGGGCACTTGTGCTTTCCGATGGCGCCGAGCTCGAGGGCCTGCCGGAATTCCTGCGCGACGCGATGGCGGGGGCAGCGCGCGAACGCGGCGAGGAGGGCAAATATGCGGTGACGCTGTCACGCTCGATCATCGAGCCGTTCCTCACCTTTTCGGAGCGCCGTGATCTACGCGAGCAGGCTTTCAAGGCGTGGGTGGCGCGCGGTGAAAATGATGGTGAGACGGACAATCGCGCCGTCATCAGGGAAACGCTGGCGCTGCGCCATCAGGTGGCGACGCTGCTGGGCTACGGCAATTTCGCCGAGCTGAAGCTCGACAATACGATGGCGAAGACGGCGGAGGCCGTAAACGGCTTGTTGCGGGCTGTCTGGGCGCGAGCGGTGAAACGCGCCGGCGAGGAGGAGATCGATATCGCGGCAATGATTGCCGAGGAGGGCCGGAACCACGAGGTCATGCCCTGGGACTGGCGCCACTATGCCGAAAAGATCCGGGCGCGGAAGTTCGACTTCTCCGAGACCGAACTCAAGCCTTATCTGCAGCTCGAGAAGATCATCGAAGCCTGCTTCGACGTGGCCGGCCGGCTGTTCGGCATCCGGGCCGTCGAGAAGAAGGGCGTGGCCGCCTATCACCCTGACGTTAGGGTGTTCGAAATCAGGGACCGCGAGGACAAGCTCGTCGCCCTCTTCCTCGGCGATTATTTCGCCCGCAGTTCGAAACGCTCAGGCGCCTGGATGAGCTCGCTGCAATCGCAGCACAGGCTGGAGCTGAAGAACGGTCGCCATGGCGAATTGCCGATCATCTATAATGTCTGCAACTTCGCCAAGCCCGCGGAAGGCAAGCCGGCGCTGCTGTCGCTCGACGATGCCCGCACGCTGTTCCATGAATTCGGCCATGCGCTGCACGGCATGCTTTCGAACGTCACCTATCCCTCGGTTGCGGGCACCGGCGTCTCTCGCGATTTCGTCGAGTTGCCGTCGCAGCTCTATGAGCACTGGTTGACGGTGCCCGCTATCCTGAAGCGTTACGCCGTGCATGTCGAAACCGGCGAGCCGATGCCGCAGGCCCTGCTCGACAAGGTGCTTGCCGCCCGGACCTTCAATGCCGGCTTCAATACCGTCGAGTTCACCTCGTCGGCGCTGGTCGACATGGCGTTTCACACGAGAACGGCCGTCGAGGACCCGATGGCGGTGCAGGCCGAGGTACTGGCCGAGATCGGCATGCCGAAGTCGATCGTCATGCGCCATGCGACGCCGCACTTCCAGCACATCTTTTCGGGAGGCTATTCGGCCGGCTATTACTCCTACATGTGGTCGGAGGTGCTCGACGCCGACGCCTTTGCCGCCTTCGAGGAGACGGGAGACGCCTTCAACGGCGAGATGGCGCGCAAGCTCAAGGACAATATCTATTCCGTCGGCGGTTCGGTCGATCCGGAAGACGCCTACAAGGCCTTCCGCGGCAAGCTGCCGAGCCCGGATGCGATGCTTGTCAAAAAGGGACTTTCGACCTTCGAGGAATTGACAGGCAGCGACGCCTAA
- a CDS encoding conserved hypothetical protein (KEGG: ret:RHE_CH03917 hypothetical protein), with amino-acid sequence MEIFSVRSSQSLLFKNNPNNAKSSKTSDIQIETRAPAPASFQIEDDVGEGPDFTAVSPGELRNYARQSFDSGLIDQNTYAAISEPLPMHAIDPLGNIVDLSSVTDGTSFNFLDYYKNQLQVAMSIGDADEVQTLKSIVNFLDG; translated from the coding sequence ATGGAAATTTTTTCTGTGCGGTCTTCTCAGAGTTTGCTTTTTAAAAACAATCCTAATAACGCAAAAAGTTCGAAGACCTCTGATATTCAAATCGAGACCAGAGCTCCCGCCCCGGCCTCGTTCCAGATCGAAGACGATGTTGGCGAAGGCCCGGATTTCACCGCGGTCAGCCCTGGAGAACTACGCAATTACGCACGCCAGAGTTTCGACAGCGGCCTGATCGATCAGAACACTTACGCCGCGATCTCCGAACCGCTGCCGATGCATGCGATCGATCCGCTCGGCAACATCGTCGATCTCTCCAGCGTCACCGACGGCACCAGCTTCAATTTCCTCGATTATTACAAGAACCAGCTGCAGGTCGCCATGTCGATCGGCGATGCTGACGAGGTCCAGACGCTGAAATCGATCGTCAATTTCCTGGATGGCTGA
- a CDS encoding Lysine exporter protein (LYSE/YGGA) (PFAM: Lysine exporter protein (LYSE/YGGA)~KEGG: rec:RHECIAT_CH0004202 putative amino acid efflux protein): MTQSLLFGAFLAALFYVLIPGPAFLQLLGIGAGQGRKAGAFFMMGHLVGDLIWSSLALIAIVGAKTIGTFVFDLLGLACGFYLAWIGWSAVNAKPKAEGQALVVVERPFRRGLIFGVTNPKGYPVALATFTALVAGSAGALDFEALPVLLVVSFVGFVTADIILIGIIGAGTVRRFYRAHERLIVRCSGVLFMGFAAQALWHATPGLLGWRKA, encoded by the coding sequence ATGACGCAGTCTTTGCTCTTCGGCGCTTTTCTGGCGGCGCTCTTCTACGTGCTGATTCCAGGTCCCGCCTTCCTGCAACTGCTCGGCATCGGCGCCGGGCAGGGTCGCAAGGCGGGCGCTTTCTTCATGATGGGGCATCTGGTCGGGGATCTCATCTGGTCGTCGCTGGCGCTGATCGCGATCGTCGGCGCAAAGACGATCGGAACCTTCGTCTTCGACCTGCTCGGCCTTGCCTGCGGTTTCTATCTCGCCTGGATCGGCTGGAGCGCCGTCAATGCCAAGCCGAAAGCGGAGGGGCAGGCGCTTGTTGTGGTCGAGCGGCCGTTTCGCCGTGGTCTGATCTTCGGCGTCACCAATCCGAAGGGTTATCCGGTGGCGCTTGCCACCTTCACCGCACTCGTTGCAGGCTCGGCCGGCGCGCTCGATTTCGAGGCGTTGCCGGTGCTGCTCGTCGTGTCGTTCGTCGGTTTCGTGACGGCCGACATCATCCTGATCGGCATCATCGGCGCCGGTACGGTGCGGCGCTTCTATCGCGCCCATGAGCGGCTGATCGTGCGCTGCTCCGGCGTGCTTTTCATGGGATTTGCCGCTCAGGCGCTCTGGCACGCAACGCCCGGCCTGCTCGGCTGGCGCAAGGCCTGA